The Heliomicrobium gestii genome segment CGGGCCAGGGCGTCTTCCAGGTTGCGGGCGGTTCGGGTCTCTTCAATGACGAGACCCATCTCCACCATGGTGATCGCCACCGTCGGTTGCAATCCCACCAACACCGTAACCGCGCCCATGAGGCGGATCATCCGAGCGGTGTCGGAGAGCAGGCGGGCCATGTAGGAATCGATCAGATCCAGTTGCGACACCTCGATGATCACGCCGCGCAGGCCGGGCTGAGCCACTGCTTCGAGCACCTTGTGCTGCATGCTCATGGCCGCCTGGTCGTTCATGTCGCTTTGGAGGGTGACCAACAGGAGATCCTGTAGTTTGACGATTGTCGCCTTTTCCATGGCCTTAACCGGCTTCCCTTTCGGAACCGAATCGCTTCTGCAGCATCTCCAGGGACAGGGCGATCCCGTCGGCCATCACGGACCGGGTGATGACCGGGCCAAGATCGACGCCCATGTGGACCATCGTCTGGGCAATGACGGGGCTGATCCCGGTGATGATCAGGGTTGCGCCGAGGAGACGGACGGCAGCGGCCGTCTTGAGGATATGGTTGGCCACGAGCGTATCGACGGTGGGAACGCCGGTGATGTCGAGGATCGTCACCCGGGCGTTGGTCTCAACGATACTGTTCAGCAGCTTTTCCATCACCTGCTGGGCCCGTTTGCTGTCCATCGTTCCAATCAGAGGCACGGCGAGAATGCCCTCCCAGATGCGGATGACCGGTGTGGACAGTTCAAGCAGATCCTGTCGCTGGTTCAGGATCTCCTCTTCTCGGGCTTTCAGGTAGACCTCAAAGATAAAGAGCCCCACCTGATCGAGGACGGTCATCAATGTATTTCCGTCGATATGGGGCAACAGTTCTTCCAGGTAGGGGCGCAGGGAGAAGACGAAAAGCGCCGTATCGGAGGGATTTAAACCGTTCGCCACCGCCATTTCCGTGATCTCCCGCAGCGTCTTCCGCAAAAACTCGGGCAACTCTCCCGTTGTCGCGGTGAAGGAAATCCCGTCGATCAACTGTTGCCCCAGTCGTTCCGTCTCCTGGTGGTGGATAGCCCCCAGGGCGATCCAGGCACTCTTTTGGACTGCGGAAAGCCAATTGGCATGGGCTTTTGGGTTCTCCTTTTCCGTCAGATGCTTCTCCATCATGGCCTTTCCTTTCTCCCTTCAAGATAAGCGGCCGTTACCAGCGGTTGACGGCCTTCACGATCTCTCGGGCGATCTGGTGCGAGGGCGCCACGATCTCGGCGCCGCCCCGCTCGATCGCTTCCCGGGGCATGCCGAAGACGACAGCCGTCGAGGCGTCCTCGGCGATGGTCACTCCGCCGGCCTGGCGGATGGCCACCATGCCGTCCGCCCCGTCTGCGCCCATCCCGGTGAGCAGCACGCCGACCGTCTTCTTGCCAAAGAACTCCACGACAGAATGCATGGTCACATCGACTGAGGGAATAAACAGGGCGTTGGCCGGCTGTGAGGTCAGGCGGATGAGCACATCGTCGCGCATGGCGTTTTTTTTCACCACCAAGTGGTGCCCGCCGGGGGCGACAACGCCTTGGCCTCGCGCCAACCGGTCACCCGCTTTGGCTTCGGAAAAACGCAGTTGGCAGTAGTCGTCGAGGCGTTTGGCGAAGCTGGTCGTAAAGGTCGGCGGCATGTGCTGTACGACGATGACGGCGGCGTCGAGATCAGCCGGCAGGTGGGGCAGGATCTCCATGAGTGTGCTCGGTCCACCTGTGGATACACCGATGACGACGACCTTGCGGTACCCATGGTCGGGGACGATGAGGGACCGTTCCCTTCGCGCCGGCCGTTCCATGGCGGCAGCGGAACGCCCCGCGCTGTGTTGGGTGGAGCTGGGAACGGAGCGGCGGCGCCGGCGTTTCGCTGCGGCTTTTACTTTGGCGATCAACTCCCGTCCAACGATGTGCATGTTGGCGGAGACGGTGCCGGACGGTTTGGCCACATAGTCAAAAGCGCCCAGTTCCATGGCCTCAAAAGTGGTGATGGCGCCTTCCTGGGTTAAGGAACTGACCATCACCACCTGCACCTTCGGGTTTTGGTCGAAGAGGAGGGACAGGCAGGTGAGCCCGTCCATCACAGGCATGTTGATGTCCAGGGTGATCACATCGGGCGAAAGCTCTTGATCCTTCTTCAAGGCGTCTTCGCCGTCGCGGGCCGTGGCCACCACTTCAATGTCCAGGTCGGTTTCGAGGATTTGACGGATCGCTTTGCGCATCATGGCCGAGTCGTCGACCACCAATACTCGAATGCTCATCGGTTATCCCTCGATTTTTAAGATCCGCTCGGAGTCCAGAATCATGACCATGCGTTTGCCCTCGCCCAGCTTGGCCACGCCACTGATGTATTCCCGTTCGATCGTCTCGGAGAGCAGCCGCGGCGTCTCTTCCACGAGGCTGCGTTCGAAGCGGAGCACCTCGGTGACAGCGTCGACGATGATGCCCGTTTTGCGTTGGCCCACATCGACGATGATGATCCGGGTGGCGTCATCGTGGTCACGCTCGGCCATGCCGAAGCGACGGCGGAGGTTGAGTGCTGGGATGATGTTGCCCCGCAGGTTGACGAGCCCCTCGACGTAGCTCGGCGCGCCCGGCATCTGTGTCACCTGAGTCATGCGGTTGATCTCCTGCACATCGGTGATCTGGATGGCAAACTCCTCTTTCCCCAGCCGGAAGGCGACCAGTTGCTCCTCTTCAATGGCGCCGGCGTTGCTCCGCACTTCCCCGCCGCCGCTGTTCTCGCCCCCCTCCAGCAGTTCGCTGACCAGGTCGGCGTCGAGCAGGTTGGCGGCATTCAGACACATGAAGAGCCGTTTGCCTTCATTCAGTTTGGCGACGCCACGGATCTGCTCCAACTCCCCGTTGGTGAAGATGGGCGGCGGCGGCTCGATGACGCTCTTGGGAACGCGGATGACCTCCATCACGCGGTCAACGCGAAACCCCGCCGTCATATGGCCCAAGTCGACGATGATGATCCGCGACTGATCGGTCACCGGCACGTTGGCCATGCCGAAGTACAGGCGCATGTTGACGATGGGAAGCAAGTGGTTGCGGATCGAGACGACCCCTTCCAGGTAGTGAAGCACATTGGGCACCGCCGTGATCTCGGGGACCCGGATGATCTCCTTCACATGCATGATGTCAAAAGCGTACTCTTCCTGACCGAGCAGGAAAGTGACCAATTGGTCTTCTTCCAGTTCGGCCCGCTGGCCGGCGCCTTCATGGACGGTCGCCGCAGCGGCGCTTTGCAGGTCAAAATCGCGCCCCTCCGATTCAACGGTGAGGGCCTGTTCGAGGTTCAAGGCCATGATCAGGCGCTTGCCCCCATTGAGTTTGACGACGCCATCGAGGTAGCGGACCGATTCGCTGCGGATCACCACCGGCGGCGGTTCAATATCGGCGCTGGCGACGCGC includes the following:
- a CDS encoding STAS domain-containing protein; the encoded protein is MMEKHLTEKENPKAHANWLSAVQKSAWIALGAIHHQETERLGQQLIDGISFTATTGELPEFLRKTLREITEMAVANGLNPSDTALFVFSLRPYLEELLPHIDGNTLMTVLDQVGLFIFEVYLKAREEEILNQRQDLLELSTPVIRIWEGILAVPLIGTMDSKRAQQVMEKLLNSIVETNARVTILDITGVPTVDTLVANHILKTAAAVRLLGATLIITGISPVIAQTMVHMGVDLGPVITRSVMADGIALSLEMLQKRFGSEREAG
- a CDS encoding STAS domain-containing protein, translating into MEKATIVKLQDLLLVTLQSDMNDQAAMSMQHKVLEAVAQPGLRGVIIEVSQLDLIDSYMARLLSDTARMIRLMGAVTVLVGLQPTVAITMVEMGLVIEETRTARNLEDALARFNGNVGNIRRGNGQ
- a CDS encoding protein-glutamate methylesterase/protein-glutamine glutaminase, which codes for MSIRVLVVDDSAMMRKAIRQILETDLDIEVVATARDGEDALKKDQELSPDVITLDINMPVMDGLTCLSLLFDQNPKVQVVMVSSLTQEGAITTFEAMELGAFDYVAKPSGTVSANMHIVGRELIAKVKAAAKRRRRRSVPSSTQHSAGRSAAAMERPARRERSLIVPDHGYRKVVVIGVSTGGPSTLMEILPHLPADLDAAVIVVQHMPPTFTTSFAKRLDDYCQLRFSEAKAGDRLARGQGVVAPGGHHLVVKKNAMRDDVLIRLTSQPANALFIPSVDVTMHSVVEFFGKKTVGVLLTGMGADGADGMVAIRQAGGVTIAEDASTAVVFGMPREAIERGGAEIVAPSHQIAREIVKAVNRW
- a CDS encoding chemotaxis protein CheW, translating into MTAAETARSIGLTERQLVTFHLGNEEFGADIMNVREIIRFAEVTKIPQAPDYVEGVCNLRGSILPIIDGRTRFGMAKGLHDENTRVLVVDVSGQVTGIVVDRVSEVLRVASADIEPPPVVIRSESVRYLDGVVKLNGGKRLIMALNLEQALTVESEGRDFDLQSAAAATVHEGAGQRAELEEDQLVTFLLGQEEYAFDIMHVKEIIRVPEITAVPNVLHYLEGVVSIRNHLLPIVNMRLYFGMANVPVTDQSRIIIVDLGHMTAGFRVDRVMEVIRVPKSVIEPPPPIFTNGELEQIRGVAKLNEGKRLFMCLNAANLLDADLVSELLEGGENSGGGEVRSNAGAIEEEQLVAFRLGKEEFAIQITDVQEINRMTQVTQMPGAPSYVEGLVNLRGNIIPALNLRRRFGMAERDHDDATRIIIVDVGQRKTGIIVDAVTEVLRFERSLVEETPRLLSETIEREYISGVAKLGEGKRMVMILDSERILKIEG